CCTCCTGCGCAGGTGCTGGCGCTAGCCTGGACGCTCCCGAACTTCACTCTGCTCCTCTTGAGCCTGCTGGTCAGCGGCGGCGTTCTGCGCGACTCGGCGTTCGGGCTGCTTCGCGGCGTCAGACCCGGGCAGTTCGTCCGGCCCCTGCTGGGACTGATGGTGTTCTCGTTCGTCCTCGCACTGGGCGGCCTGCTGAGCGCCCTGGGAGTCAAGGAAAAGCTCGACGCTCAGACCACGCGGATCCGCAATGATTTCAGTCGGGTTCTGGAAGTCACCACGACGGGTGATCCGGAGAACCGGACCGGTGCTGGCCTGTCGCGCACCTCCCGTCGCATCACAGTGGCGGATCTCGACTGGTTCAGACGTCTGGATGACGTGGCGTCGGCGAGTGCCGCCGAGAGGCTCAATCCGAATTTCCAGATTCTCGGGAAGACCGTGCCGATTGACCGGCCCGTCGCTGGCGACGACCTGATCGACGTGCTCGGTATCAGGGTACTTTCCGGCACCGAGGGCGGCTGCCTGCTCAGCCGCACCCAGTCGGTCAGGCTGGGCATCCACGTGGGCGGCGTGATCGGGGTTCCCACTGCCACCGGTGTCCTCCCCTGCCCTGTCAGCGGGATCACCGCGGACCCAGATGATCTGAAACGGTTCGTGATGCAGAACTTCCCGGCTCTGCTGGTGCCTGCGCGGTTGGGATTGAAGGGCCGGCAGGACTCAACCGGCCGGGCGACAGGACACGAACTGACAGTGACCGGGCTGACGACCACCAATGTCCTGCTGCGACTCCGTCATGACGTGAGTCCCGAGACCGTGCGGGCACTGCACCGTCAGATTCAGCAGAAGTTTCCCGGAATGTCGTTCGCACTGCGTCCCTACGCTCCAAACATTGATGTCCTGCTGGGGCGCCTGCGCAACCAGCAGCTGCTGTTCCTGGCGCTGGCCGCTCTGGGCAGCGTGATGACGTTCACCGGGCTGCTGGGTTCCTTCGTGGCGTACCTGGACGCCCGCCGTTACCGCATCGCCCTGGACCGGGCGCAGGGCATGAGCGTGAACCGACTGCGCGCCGGGTGGTTGGCGGCAGGCAGTGGTCTGGGGGCCACTGGAGCCGGACTGGCCCTCGTCACCGCCGCCACCCTGACGCCCGCGCTGTACAACGCCTTTTCACTGGACGCGCCCGTGGGCATGTCGCGCGAACTGCTTCCCAGCGCCGCACTGGCACTTCCGGGCTCGCTGACCCTGACCGTGGCAGCCATCGTGATCGTGCTGCTGGGTCTCGTTCTGGCCACCCTGGGTGACCGCTGGCTGAGCCGCCAAAGCCTGACGGCCCTCCTGAAACTCGGCGACTGAATCTGGGTGCCTCATCACTTCGTCGGGCTGATTCAGGCTGTGGAAGCCGCGTTCAGAAATCTTTTTCCCTCCTCACAACCGTTCAGACGGAATGGTCTCACGCCTCCATATTTCCGGACCGGTACGACAACATTCGAGGGCTCTGCCATGACCTACGCTGATCACACCACCACCGCCTCCGACGCCCCGCTGGTCTCACTGTCATCTATTGGCCTGACCTACGGCCAGCTTCCCATTCTCCAGAACATCAACCTTGACATCCGCGCGAGCGATTTCATGTCGATCACCGGCCCATCAGGGAGCGGCAAGTCGACGCTGCTGGGCATTCTCGGCCTGCTGGAACGACCGACGTCCGGGCGGCACTGGATGGCCGGGCAGGACGTCTGGTCCCTTCGGGACGACGCCCAGTCGCAGTTGCGGGGAAGCGCGCTAGGGTTCGTCTTCCAGCAGTTTCACCTGCTGCCG
The Deinococcus sedimenti DNA segment above includes these coding regions:
- a CDS encoding ABC transporter permease codes for the protein MNGKWLIGVSCVLLSLVIGTSAWLAWPTGRAFSYLNDHRHSYRIDERLTASDLQGGRRRAPTGGNQGRAIREVTAITGGQAATYAVPTTFMQEELAWHGMTAANLEFAWVMGEYLKGRQLTLLAGREPRVNQPELVLSETVARQLTDTPVALIGQKITLNTRISGDQYTVTGIVRSSLWRSEDDPDAGGYRVVDPAQPGLSELDAGVLRHATPRLTVVFQHAPTAATVAALEQYVASNLPGLFLIDEQAEQTASADRQAIARRVQQRSVSLPLLAALLGGSGLVSLGTVLLAGLLRRRALLGVDLALGATRRRLRWTLVWTTLWPALLGTTLGTALVTRVPVVLPEVLTGQPPAQVLALAWTLPNFTLLLLSLLVSGGVLRDSAFGLLRGVRPGQFVRPLLGLMVFSFVLALGGLLSALGVKEKLDAQTTRIRNDFSRVLEVTTTGDPENRTGAGLSRTSRRITVADLDWFRRLDDVASASAAERLNPNFQILGKTVPIDRPVAGDDLIDVLGIRVLSGTEGGCLLSRTQSVRLGIHVGGVIGVPTATGVLPCPVSGITADPDDLKRFVMQNFPALLVPARLGLKGRQDSTGRATGHELTVTGLTTTNVLLRLRHDVSPETVRALHRQIQQKFPGMSFALRPYAPNIDVLLGRLRNQQLLFLALAALGSVMTFTGLLGSFVAYLDARRYRIALDRAQGMSVNRLRAGWLAAGSGLGATGAGLALVTAATLTPALYNAFSLDAPVGMSRELLPSAALALPGSLTLTVAAIVIVLLGLVLATLGDRWLSRQSLTALLKLGD